A stretch of Colletotrichum lupini chromosome 2, complete sequence DNA encodes these proteins:
- a CDS encoding synaptobrevin, with translation MARLSSASPFTAGGATPEKGAAELNQLLRRLDHAILHADQSRERRLRASEFERARLNSNLEYARSLLTRVEQEALHVKLLSRRQDMQVDLNRKRELLERLVDRMHDLEQLHEDEDDNSSDGEDVLADIIPTPSESMDSRSTDIPTDNTPEDDDDEPEIPELPPPVTAVPREPSEAPTAPARSATEPSPAPQTHTTPEAGTTTTQTLRSRGPARPDSPSATTTATARAALFASRRSNTTKSSASGPASSTATAEAILDHQRAEQDALSESILKMASALKASSQKFSSTLEQDKGVVSRAADGMDKTERSMDAASRRMGTLRKMTEGKGWWGRMILYAWVYGLMVALILLVFVMPKLRF, from the exons ATGGCTCGATTATCATCGGCGTCACCATTTACCGCCGGCGGCGCAACCCCCGAGAAGGGCGCGGCCGAGCTCAACCAACTCCTGCGACGACTTGACCATGCGATCCTGCATGCCGATCAGAGCCGCGAGCGCAGGTTACGGGCTAGCGAATTTGAGCGAGCGAGATTGAACTCG AACCTCGAATATGCCCGGAGTCTTCTTACCAGAGTCGAGCAGGAGGCGCTGCACGTCAAGCTGCTCTCCCGGCGGCAGGATATGCAGGTCGATCTCAACCGTAAACGCGAACTTCTCGAGAGACTGGTGGACAGGATGCATGATCTCGAACAG TTACacgaggatgaggatgaCAACAGTTCAGATGGAGAGGACGTCCTGGCCGATATCATTCCTACACCGAGCGAGAGCATGGACTCGCGGTCAACAGATATACCCACAGATAACACCcccgaagacgacgacgatgaacCAGAAATACCGGAACTGCCCCCACCAGTAACGGCTGTCCCCAGAGAACCGTCAGAGGCGCCAACGGCACCAGCACGATCAGCAACAGAACCATCACCTGCGCCGCAGACACACACAACCCCCGAGGCGGGCACGACAACAACGCAGACCCTCCGCTCCCGCGGCCCAGCCCGCCCAGATTCGCCCTCAGCGACAACGACAGCCACAGCCCGCGCAGCCCTCTTCGCCTCCCGCCGCTCCAACACCACGAAGTCCTCGGCCTCCGGGCCCGCGTCGTCGACGGCGACGGCCGAGGCGATCCTGGACCACCAGCGCGCGGAGCAGGACGCGCTCTCCGAGTCGATCCTCAAGATGGCCAGCGCGCTCAAGGCCAGCTCGCAGAAGTTCTCGAGCACACTCGAGCAGGACAAGGGCGTGGTGTCGCGCGCGGCGGACGGGATGGATAAGACGGAGAGGTCGATGGACGCCGCGAGCCGGCGGATGGGCACGCTGCGGAAGATGACGGAGGGGAAAGGATGGTGGGGGAGGATGATTTTGTATGCTTGGGTGTACGGGCTCATGGTCGCCTTGATCCTCTTGGTGTTTGTGATGCCCAAGCTGAGGTTTTGA
- a CDS encoding RhoGAP domain-containing protein, which produces MTSAATPPNQAFQPTSNSTAPAAPSTPNKRDLKSWWKGFKLPSKHQEHHGRAPSTFASQQPTPTPTQTLFSEDVDEAIDTSAAPLSLVLLLQDTHPVGSCDPILPQVCASSDATASNTLNPTGRLNRLSLSITMPVRQCAKHIRAAVKTSSTSCAKVSTADNRPHGIFGVPLRQSITYANVAISLVDENGKSYIYGYVPIVVAKCGVFLKEKATTVEGIFRLSGSEKRIKELKQIFDSPDRYGKGLVWDNYTVHDAANVLRRYLNDLPEPVVPLDLYEKFREPLRGATRQAVGDAEGPQFVENFDDQAAIVKYQKLITELPPLNRQLLLYILDLLAVFAAKSEENRMNSQNLAAIFQPGMLSHPQHAMAPEEYRLNQCVLIFLIENQDHFLIGMQGTATDEKTKQLIEKGTPPAASGPVTPNPNRKSGLGRSSSNASAGADSVRRDGMLRRNRSTSSRHSHHEGSTTPNSPALAPTPNSGLGRSNTVPSKKSPALQTGRFRRDASPVPGSSPREPMIPATTEELVEAPDQSPAASSISPAPAAIGTSSLAPTAAGNAGRSQERLLDPNEATTPIKERVLPSIFQRSPTGEGEKRQPNKLKKKRIPGSLNPSAQSSAASLSGTHSAAVSPSLEAPNPMDLVADTIPEHDSLAIGQQPGAVDTPSEPTPRASQVPSSNTLHPEQTLKAKKSPPTSLHSSFNEGSDVDQTEESIVTTSADASEPDKEKKRRWRLSRQRGHEHHPSITSPRLAFGSNDNADVSVTSIGSGGYRPRKSFTGESSETGMYTAEAQTSHESRDKDGKDESKGPIGWIRNKYREAKESAERRNKSPPADRQSSLGGSSIMSGRGKSLDIRREPDERAQNPPVPPLPQQAAPTQTAAAQPVATQTTTSQPPPPQPTSAPSQQASSPTVTSPVSPPPASIVANPPAPAQPAKSELAAASQPEIAPPTQPAPEAAR; this is translated from the exons ATGACGTCCGCCGCTACTCCCCCCAACCAGGCTTTTCAGCCCACGAGTAACTCGACCGCGCCCGCCGCGCCCTCGACTCCGAATAAGAGAGACCTGAAGTCGTGGTGGAAAGGATTCAAGCTTCCTTCGAAGCATCAGGAACATCACGGTAGAGCCCCTTCTACTTTCGCATCGCAACAACCAACCCCAACTCCCACCCAAACCCTCTTCAGTGAAGATGTCGACGAGGCAATCGATACGTCAGCCGCACCTCTCAGTCTTGTCTTGCTGTTGCAAGATACCCATCCTGTTGGGTCCTGCGATCCCATTTTACCTCAAGTCTGCGCTTCGAGTGATGCGACAGCCTCCAATACCTTGAACCCGACTGGTCGGCTCAACAGGCTGTCCCTGTCTATCACCATGCCTGTGCGCCAGTGTGCCAAGCACATCCGCGCGGCTGTGAAAACGTCTTCTACTTCATGTGCTAAAGTTTCTACAGCAGACAACCGGCCTCACGGAATTTTCGGCGTTCCTCTGCGTCAGAGCATCACCTACGCCAATGTCGCGATATCTCTTGTCGACGAGAACGgaaagagctatatttatgGCTACGTACCGATTGTTGTCGCCAAGTGCGGCGTCTTCTtgaaggaaaagg CAACAACGGTGGAGGGCATTTTCCGCCTCAGTGGCTCCGAGAAACGAATCAAGGAACTGAAACAGATTTTCGACTCACCCGATCGCTACGGAAAGGGCCTGGTGTGGGACAATTACACGGTTCACGATGCTGCCAACGTGCTCCGACGATACCTCAACGACCTTCCTGAGCCCGTTGTGCCGCTAGATCTATACGAGAAGTTCAGGGAACCGTTGCGAGGCGCCACGAGGCAAGCCGTGGGCGATGCCGAAGGCCCGCAGTTTGTCGAAAATTTTGACGATCAAGCAGCCATCGTCAAGTACCAGAAGCTCATCACGGAGCTTCCACCACTGAATCGCCAGCTTCTGCTATACATTCTGGATTTGCTCGCTGTCTTCGCCGCCAAGTCGGAAGAGAACAGGATGAACTCACAGAATCTAGCAGCAATCTTCCAACCCGGCATGCTGTCGCACCCGCAGCACGCCATGGCGCCTGAAGAGTATCGCTTGAACCAATGCGTGCTCATTTTCCTCATCGAAAACCAGGATCACTTCTTGATTGGCATGCAGGGCACGGCTACTGACGAGAAGACAAAGCAGCTGATCGAAAAAGGCACACCCCCTGCAGCCAGTGGGCCAGTGACTCCTAACCCTAACAGGAAGTCGGGTCTGGGTCGGTCTTCATCCAATGCGAGTGCCGGCGCCGACAGTGTACGAAGAGACGGAATGCTCAGAAGAAACCGATCGACATCTTCAAGGCACTCGCACCATGAAGGTTCTACGACCCCAAACAGCCCGGCACTCGCACCAACCCCGAATAGCGGCCTTGGCAGAAGCAACACAGTCCCTTCCAAGAAGTCCCCTGCTCTTCAGACGGGAAGGTTCAGACGTGATGCTTCACCCGTTCCAGGCTCGTCACCACGTGAGCCCATGATTCCGGCGACGACGGAAGAGCTTGTCGAAGCACCTGATCAGTCCCCTGCTGCGTCGAGCATTTCCCCGGCGCCGGCTGCAATAGGCACATCCAGCCTGGCACCCACCGCTGCTGGCAATGCAGGCAGAAGCCAGGAGAGGCTGCTTGACCCGAATGAAGCTACGACGCCCATCAAGGAAAGAGTCCTTCCTAGCATATTCCAAAGATCCCCCACGGGAGAGGGCGAGAAACGACAACCGAACAAACTGAAGAAGAAGCGCATTCCTGGGAGCTTGAACCCGAGCGCGCAAAGCTCGGCCGCATCCTTGTCCGGTACGCACTCAGCCGCTGTGTCCCCTAGTCTTGAGGCCCCCAACCCCATGGATCTGGTGGCCGATACAATCCCAGAGCACGATTCCCTCGCGATTGGCCAGCAGCCTGGTGCAGTTGATACACCCTCGGAACCCACCCCGCGTGCATCACAGGTCCCCTCTAGCAACACCCTACATCCCGAGCAGACGCTCAAGGCTAAGAAATCGCCGCCGACATCACTTCACTCATCATTTAACGAAGGTTCTGACGTTGATCAGACTGAAGAGTCCATTGTGACGACTTCGGCAGACGCCAGCGAGCCGGATAAGGAAAAGAAGAGAAGATGGCGACTATCACGACAGAGGGGCCACGAGCACCACCCTTCAATCACCTCTCCGCGTCTGGCTTTCGGATCCAACGATAATGCCGACGTTAGCGTGACCTCGATTGGCAGCGGCGGATACAGGCCCCGGAAGAGCTTCACCGGTGAAAGTTCAGAAACTGGCATGTACACTGCCGAGGCACAAACCAGTCATGAATCGCGGGACAAGGACGGCAAGGACGAATCTAAGGGGCCCATCGGTTGGATTAGGAACAAATACCGTGAAGCCAAGGAGAGCGCTGAGCGACGGAACAAATCGCCCCCAGCAGACCGACAATCTTCTTTGGGAGGCTCCAGCATCATGTCAGGAAGGGGAAAGAGTCTAGATATTCGCAGGGAACCCGACGAGAGGGCACAGAACCCACCTGTACCACCATTGCCGCAGCAAGCGGCTCCAACTCAGACGGCGGCGGCTCAGCCGGTAGCGACGCAAACCACAACCTCTCAACCTCCGCCACCCCAGCCGACATCAGCACCATCGCAGCAGGCATCATCTCCAACGGTAACGAGTCCAGTATCGCCGCCTCCCGCATCTATCGTAGCAAACCCACCAGCACCGGCCCAACCGGCAAAGTCTGAGTTGGCAGCAGCCTCTCAGCCGGAGATCGCACCGCCAACGCAGCCAGCACCTGAAGCGGCGCGGTAA